DNA sequence from the Gopherus evgoodei ecotype Sinaloan lineage chromosome 3, rGopEvg1_v1.p, whole genome shotgun sequence genome:
TTAGACTGAAGCATGTCTAGCCTAAATGATATCTCTGTGGGAATAGTTTAGATGAGAGAAGTATGCCCTGATGGACAAACTTAGAGCTGTCAGGGCCACACGTGCATCTACTGCACAGAGTATATGTATAACGGTAGGTATAACCCCAGCCATCCTTCAGTTCTGAAGGAGCAGCAGGCTTTTATTCTATTAATGTCTTACCTTAAATCTTGGTGTCTATATATGAGAGGCCCTTGATGTGGCTGAGTTTGTGGCATAGATGGGCCATATAAGAGGATTCTATTATGTAGTCAAAATTCCCTGttggattattttaatttaacagagagccagcagcaaAACCGAAGAACTAGAGAACTTATCAACCAGTTTCCAGAGAGATTCTAACCCTTTAATAAAAACATGGCATTTTCTTTGAGTAACTTCAGTGCGGACTTCTCACTCTAGTCAATCTTGAGCTTAAAACCCAGCATTTTTCATAAACACGTTTTGCTCCAGTACACCACTTGTAAACCTGAACCACAGATACGTGTGACTATACAGGTAGAATCTGATAGCGCTGCTTTATTTTCCTGTAGACTAAAATGGCTAGTCAAAATAGTGGCAGGTTGAGACTTGTCAAATAGCTAAAGAATGCTGTCTCAAAATGACTGCCTCGTATATGCTACTTTTGGTGTTTCCAGATGATCGGATATAAGCATTCACTTCAAGATTGTCCATTAAACAGACCTCTGGAGCTGCAAGTTCCTGTCCCTCAGTATAAAGCCTTCAGTGCAAGCAGGCTCTTCCTTCTCTGTCAGTCACTTTTCAAAAATGTAGTTTATGTGCATTAGGAACTATGATTTTAAAAGTTAACTATAGCCAGAATGGGAGACTTAGTTTAGACCCTGTCTTTCCTATATAAACTTCTTCTGGTGTTAACTACTTCAGGCTTTCTGTATCTGCCACTCAAGCCTTTGATACTCTAGGAAGTATTGCTTGTCTTCCAGTCTCATGGGCCGAATGCATTATGGTGAGGTTATGCAGGAGTTATATTAAGTGCATAGTCCAGGACTGAAATTGACTTAAAGCATTTTTCTGTCATAGGCATCAGGAGTACAAGTGGCTGATGAAGTATGCCGTATCTTTTATGACATGAAAGTTCGGAAGTGCTCCACGCCAGAGGAAATCAAGAAAAGGAAGAAGGCAGTTATCTTCTGTCTCAGTGAAGACAAAAAGTGCATTGTTGTGGAAGAAGGCAAAGAAATCCTGGTGGGAGATATTGGCGTAACGGTTTTTGATCCTTTCAAGCAGTTTGTGCAGATGCTCCCTGAAAAGGATTGCCGTTATGCCTTGTACGAtgcaagctttgaaacaaaggagTCAAAAAAAGAAGAGCTGATGTTCGTCCTGTGGTAAGCTGGAAACCTGGCTTATATGTGGGATGTGGTCTCTTGGCTTCCCCAATGTACCTACCTATCTGCCATGCCTGGCATGTGCAGAGGGTCTACGTTAATGTAGAAGACACTGAAATGTGGTGACACACTCATCTGATCCAACTGCATGCAATATATTGATGTGGGTGTCAAATGGTCATAAACTTTTAGGACCACTGCTTCAGTCACTTGAGTCTGTAGGTCTTATTCTGATACACGTTGGATATTGAACATCATTGTCTTAATTACTTTACCCTTGGTATATCCAACTAGGGCACCAGACCAAGCGCCTCTCAAGAGTAAGATGATCTATGCAAGCTCTAAGGATGCAATCAAAAAGAAATTTCAAGGTATGTAATACAGGCAACGCTTCCTGACTTGGCCCAATTAAATCTGTCTTGCACCATAGAACTGCTGACACACAGGACTTAACAGTTGCTAATTGACTAGTGTTTGTTTAGAAATACCAGTCAAAGATGATTACTTAGCAAGTGAAACTTCTTGAAACATGATTAAAACACAGCATAGCAAAAGTGTTCAAAGGGCACGTGCAGTAGAACTGCATTTTGAAGAGTGAGGCAAGACCAACATGTGATGTTAGAGCAGATatttcaaagtgtgtgtgtgtggtgtggggggGCGGATGGGAGAATAAGCACAGACACTGTTCTGCTTAGTGTTCAATGGCATAACTTGGGAATGGGGGGATAAATTTTTCCTACTAAACTGGATCTTCTTGGCAGCTGTCCCCATGGCTCAGGGTATTTCAATCCTGCATTCAGTGAGATACTGAACATTCTGTAGCAAACCTTACTGTATTGCTCTTTAAAGGGGTAAGGTAGCCGAGTAAGCAACCAAGATGCTATCCTGGTTACTAAGGCATAGTCAGCAACTGTAATCACTAGTGGAGTAGGACTGCATATCCCAtgtatgtttggtttttttgtttgttgtattATGACCCCTTAATCTTCACCTTCACGCTTCCTAAATTTTTCCACTGATTAATATGTAAACTCATTAAAATAGTTTGGAGTGAACATGTATTGGCACCTAAGCCTAAACTTGCTCCAGGCTTACACAAGTCTGCAGTGGCAGAACGGGACAAGAATGTAGCAGTGCTGAACAACCAGTTGGGGTTCACAAGTAGCCTGCACAGTCCAAAAAACGAATTGGCATTGGTCAGGAGTGGTCCTGACTGTAGTGCATGAAGGAGTTAAAGCTGCCCTCCATAGAAAGGAGCAGATATTGCCATTTCTGGTGTATTGGTCATCTCCCCAAACTAGCAAGGCCTTGCTGGTACAGAGAGGTGACTTAATCTTCTCTTCACTACTTCACTGAATTTGGTCTTTCTATTTTGAATTGGCTTTTTAGCCATTTATTCAAAGCTTGCTTTTGAGATTCCCCCAGTCCCTAATCCCTCTCTGTGAGCATGGCGTCCTTGCCAACTAGTCCATGGCTCTTCAACTGCACGCCTCCAGGGTCCCATGCCACTTCAGTGGGTTTTTTGTAATGCTGAAACTCCCAGCTTCACTCCAGCAAAATCTGCAACTGGGAAGACCAAAACATACACATCCAGTTCAAGTATCCAATGCCCTAACATGTCCAAATGCCTCGTACTTAGTGATGTGCAAGCACGGAGactgaactcccactgaaattcaatggcACTTGAGCACCTaaatcccttgggttcttaaaattCTAGATGGGACTGTCATGTGCTTGAATTGTTGGAGTACCTGCTCAAACACTCTTGGCTACATATACAAGTTTCTAGTGAGAATTACTAGCATATGGGAGAACTTGTGAATCACTGAACTTTTTGCCTTTCTTCTAGGCATAAAGCACGAATGTCAAGCAAATGGGCCAGAGGACCTTAACCGAGCTTACATTGCCGATAAGCTAGGAGGCTCCCTAATCGTAGCCTTTGAAGGCTGTCCTGTGTAGATGCCATACAGTGCCACAACTCTACAAGCATTCCATGTTTTAATATATCAATGATGTAAAGCAACCATTCTAAACCAGGGTTTCACTAATGGTGGGGAAGCTGTCTGTCTTGTAGAATAAAGTAGACTTTGGAGACGTAGTTGATATGTACAAATGATCCTAAATAAATCAAGTCTAAGGATTTCTCTTGCCTGAGCAGTCTTCTCACAAACAAGTTTAATACTGAACTCTGGCTTGAGTACTGTGCAGTGAAGTCCGGGGCGCAGGAGTTGATCTAAATTGTAGCAAACATCACAATCTTAAATTTTCTCTGTAGCCATCAGCCAAGTCACGCAGCCCTTTTTTCTTCCTGGCTAGTGTCTTAGGACAAGATTAATACAGCTTTATTAAATGTCATATGCTAAAAGGAATGCTGTCTGTTATCTTAACCCATCAGTTTACTGCTCAAAACTCTTTTTATATTGAAACACATCAAGCTCTGGTGTACCCTAGCAAATAGTTAAAATCAAAGCGCACAAAGGCAACTTTGCTGGGGGAAATAATCCTAAACCCTTTCTTGTAAACTCCTGGTCTTTTATTAGTGTCTGAAAGCTCCCTTGGAGTGATTTCTCCGATAACTGCTTTAGAACAGTTCTGTGTACACGTAGTGCAAGTTGTGTAGTACTAAATAGCTCTGCTAAATCAAACTTGTACACAAATACTAACAAGTCAACTTATAAGTGTCAATGAGAAGCTCTTATTTCAGTTGTGCCATAGGTGGTGGCAGGGTTCTGGAGGGACATTTTAACTCCCCTGGGCAATGTTCTGAACCTCTGATCTGACTCAGACCAGTGGAATAGGGATGTAAACTACCCTGTGTTTCTCAAGCTTGGAATGAAGCCATTTTCATTACACTGGTTTGAGCTAAACTGCTGTAGGGACCTGTAGAGACTCCTCAACCCTGTTTTCCATAGAAATCTGTAGTCAGACTTCAAAGCACATGACTTACAGCTGCCTTTCAATAAATACAGAGACCATTCCACCCAAATACACCATCAAGCTTCCAAGTTTTACCTCTACCAATCAGCTCTATAAAGGAAGGACTTTTAACCAGTCTCTCGGACACTGTCACTTGTGCAATTGTATAGGGTGTATCTATAGCTTCTCAGCACTAACTTATGTTCTGGGCTGGCAGACCTAACAATCTCCAGCAGGGAGTCTCTCTCCACTGGGTTAGTGGCAAGGCCTGGCATTAGATGTACCTTGTGAGGTGTACAGCAAGGACTGTACTCCAGGGCAGTACAAGCCAAAACCCTGCATGTCCCACACATTTACACACTTGGTATGAGTGATGAAGTGCGCAGTGCTCCTCTTTAGCTGTACTCCTGCATGATCGTAGGGTCACCTTGATGCAGGTTATTTTTCTGTGACTCACTGCACACACTTTCAAACCAGGAttagggtggggaaggagtgTTGCATGGGACACAGACCACAACACTCAGGGCTAGGTGACTCTATCAATCACTCTTCTTGTGCCTCCATTTCTGTACAAGTGAAGGGACTGTGAGTACCCAAGTTTCAACAGTACTATCAACCTTTAGTGTGCTCAGTGATCCTTGGAGAGCAAAGTTCTGCTACTCTACCCAGAcaagccctgctgccagctgCAGGTACTGGAAGCATGGTGGTGTTCCTGCACTGTTAGTGATGCTCCAGGAGCAGAATGCCAGCCATGATGCAGTACGTGAGCTGGCTTGTTAAGGTTCCCTTGGGCTCTCATCCCAATACCCTTGTTGCTGTGGGACTCGTGTAGCTGGGACTCCTGGCACCACTCTAGTTCCCTATTTCTAGATGCCCTGTGGCAGGGGACCTGCTCAGGAGAGAAAGCAAGTGCTTAGTTGAAGCAGggatttcctccccaccccacagacagtggcagctgctggcctgcaTATCTAAAAGCAGCTGCTTCTGTCCTACACATCATGTGAACAGCAGACACAATCTCTCAACAT
Encoded proteins:
- the DSTN gene encoding destrin, translating into MASGVQVADEVCRIFYDMKVRKCSTPEEIKKRKKAVIFCLSEDKKCIVVEEGKEILVGDIGVTVFDPFKQFVQMLPEKDCRYALYDASFETKESKKEELMFVLWAPDQAPLKSKMIYASSKDAIKKKFQGIKHECQANGPEDLNRAYIADKLGGSLIVAFEGCPV